In the genome of Dyadobacter fermentans DSM 18053, the window CCCGAACTCTTGAAAACATCGACCTACCGCGCCGAGAAGATCATCGAACTGCTGCAATCGAAGGGAACAAACTTCGCCAGAAGCCATGTGAATATCGAACCGACTTCAAAGCTGGATTCGCTGAAAAACCTTCAAAAAGCGATTGAAAACAAAAAGAATACCTTTGGAACGGAGCTGGTTGCATTTCCCCAGCACGGCGTTTTCTACTCGCATTCCGAACAATTGATGAAAGAAGCCGCCGCCATGGATATTGATTTTATCGGCGGTCTCGACCCGAATGCGATCGACGGCAGCGTGGAGAAGCAGATCGACTTCATCGTGCAGCTCGCCCTCGACCACGGCAAGGGCATTGATATTCACCTCCACGAAGGCGGCGAGCCGGGCCTGCGAACGGTCGAATACCTTACGCGGAAAGTGGAAGAAAACCCCGCACTGGCAGGCAAAACGTTCCTCAGCCATTGCTTCGTGCTCGCCCGGCTCGACAAGCCCCAGTTGGAAAAAACTGCCGAAAGGCTCGCTCACGCACGTGTAGGCGTGATTTCCACCATCCCTTTTGGCAGCACGATTATGCCGATTCCGACGCTGTACCGCTACGGTGTGAATGTCATGACCGGCAACGACAGCATTGTGGATCACTGGAATACCTTTGGCTCGGGAAGCGTGCTGCAAAAAGCGAATATGATGGCGCAGCTCTACGGCCAGTCGACCGAGCGGGAGCTATCGCGCTGCCTGAAATTGGCTACCTGCGACACCCTGCCGCTCGACGACAACGGAAAACAGCAATGGCCCAAAGCCGGTGATGAGGCCAGCGTGGTGCTGCTCGAAGCGAGCTGCTCTGCCGAAGCCGTGGCGCGCATTTCACCCGTAAAAGGCCTGATACACCGTGGAAACGTTGTTTTTCACAGCTAGCAATTGTACTATTGCGGCCGTAATTTGGTGAATATTAACCACTTCATTACCTATTTTAGCAGATCGCGCGCAAGATCGGGCAAGTGAGCGGGAAACGGCATATTTTGCAATATCAATCCTGAACTCAGTCAACCGGTCATGAAACGCTATCGCGCCCTGCTCCTCGCCCTTGTCGGCATTCTCGCCGTTTCCCATGTGCGCACACTTGCGCAAACGAAGGAACTTTCCATTCCCGCCAAAGTCATGCGTGTGCCCGATGGCAACGATTATAACAGTGAAGCAAGCGAGTTTAGCTACAAGCGCATGGTGCAGTCGGACAACATCGCGATTTTCTGGCACAAAGAATTCGGGCAAGACCCTATGGCCAATCCCGACACCACGAAGCGCTTCGATGTGCATAGTGCATTGCGGGAATGCGAGCGGTTTTACGATTTTTATGTGAACGACCTGAAACTCGTTCAGAAAGGCCGATCACTCACCGATAAATACAAGATGATCCTCTACGTGATCGGCGGTAAGGAACAAACCGCATTCGGCGGAGGCGTCGAAAACAAGATCGGTATCCTGTGGACGCCCGCCGTGAGGATGGCCAAAGCGCCATATGGGGCGCTCGCGCATGAGCTGGGGCACGCGTTCCAGTATATGTCGCGGTCGGATGCGCAAGCGGGCCCACGCGGGCCGGTGATGGAAATGTCCGCGCAGTATATGCTCTGGCAGGTGTATCCCGAATGGATGACTTTCGAGAACTACCATTTTGTGAGTTACCTCAAAAAAACTCATTTCGCATTCCTGCATCCGCAGAACATGTACCACTCGCCATACGTGCTCGAATACTGGTCGGAAAAGCATGGCAAAGCGTTTTTCGGCACATTATGCCGCTCCACGCAGGAAGGTGAAGATCCCGTGATGACCTACAAGCGGCTCAATAACCTCACCCAGGAAGCATTCAACGACGAAATGTTCGACGCGGCCGCACGGTTTATGACCTGGGACCTCAAACGCATCGGGCAAGTGGCTGCGCCTTATGCCAATAAACATACAACCCAACTTACCGCAGCCGCAAATGGCTGGTACCAGGTCGATTCGCTCAACTGCCCGCAAAACTACGGCTACAACGGCATTGGTCTGGCCGTACCCGCGGCAGGCACCACGGTAACCGTCGATTTCGAAGGCATTGCCGGGGCGAAAGGGTACAGTGATGTTAAAACCGACAAAGCCGGCTGGCGCTACGGATTGGTTGCCCACACCAAAAACGGAAAGCGGCTCTACGGGAAAATGGCCCGCGATGCACGGGGAAAGGCTACCATCAAAATCCCGAAGGACACACAGCACCTTTGGCTGGTGGTGAGCGGCGCCCCTGCCGAGCATTGGCCGGTCGCATTCGGCAGGCAGGCCGCCCAGCAAAAGGAAGAGCAATGGCCGTACAAAATCAAGCTCACCGGCACTTCGTTGGCAGCAAAAAACTGACCCCGGCGCAAGCCGCGGCATAGCGGTAGTCACACCGGTTTAAAGCGGAAAAACACAGGCAGACCTGCACCGAAACATACCGAATTACTTTTGGTACTAAGGAATGGTTTGTTATCTTACGGCGAATAGATGATCCAGTCACGTGCGGGCCGGCCCGTCGCCGTTCCGCTAAAACCCGCGCCCTATGCCACTTCATAAAGCCTGCTATGCCCTGATCCTCTGCGGATTGCTGCTCTGGGGTTGCCGCGACAACCAGAAGGAGCAGCAACTCGCCCAACGCGAACAGACATTACTTCGGAAAGAACAGGAGTTTGCCATTAAAGAAGCTGACTACCACGCGCTTGTTCGCATGCGCGACAGCCTCCTCACCCAAAGAAACGACACGCTCATCATCCAGACCTGGCCCGACGAGCTGGCGGGAATGTGGACGAGCAAATCCATATGCCGCGAGTCCAACTGCACGGAATACGTGATCGGCGACCAGCGCTCCAATGCCTGGGAATTCGTGAGCGACTCCACGGGACTTTTCACGCGGGTTTTCAACAATAACAAACTGATCCGGGTATATTCGGCCAGTTATGACAGCACGGGAATCAGGCTGCATTACAAAAGCGATTCGTCGTCTGCGAAAATGACGGACATGAGCGTCGAGCTGGGCCGTGCCAACGGAAACCTGATCAAGGGCATGCAAACGATCAGCATTGCCAATGCTTGCAACGCCAAGTTCTCAGTTGAATTAACCCGCCTCGCGACCCGCTAGCCATGCAATTATTGAACATCCACATCGGGTCACTGCCTATTGAGGACCCGGTACTGAAATTCCTCATCGAGCTCATCATCATCCTCGGTGCGCCGCTATTGCTGAACAAGATCAAGGTGCCGCATTTGCTCGGCTTGCTCATTGCCGGCGCGCTCGTGGGCCCCAACGGGCTCAACCTCCTCGCGCGCGACAGCAGCGTGGTAGTAACCGGCACAACCGGCTTGCTGTACATCATGTTCCTGGCCGGGCTGGAAATCGATATGGGCGATTTCAAGAAGAATAAATGGAAAAGCATTGGTTTTACGGCCTACACATTCGCCATTCCCTTCGTCCTCGGACTGCTGGGCGGCTACTATGTGCTGCGTTTCCCGATCCTCACCACCGTTCTTTTTGCCAGTCTATTTTCCTCGCACACGCTCATCGCCTACCCGCTCGTGAGCAAGTTGGGTATTTCCAAAAACCTCTCCGTGAACATTACCGTGGGCGGCACAATGCTCACCGACGTGCTGTCCCTGCTCGTGCTGGCGGTGGTGGTCGGGATGACGCAGGGCGCGGTGGACAGCGCTTTCTGGATACGCCTCATTGTATCGGTGCTGTCATTCAGTCTCGTGGTACTGTTCGTTTTTCCGATCATCGGAAGGTGGTTTTTCAAACGGGTGGAGGACAAAATATCGCAGTACATTTTTGTGCTCGTGATGATTTACCTCGCGGCTGTGCTGGCCGAGCTGGCCGGGATCGAGGCCATTATCGGGGCGTTTTTCGCGGGGCTGGCCCTGAACCGCCTCATTCCGCATTCGTCGTCGCTGATGAATCGGGTGGAATTTGTGGGTAATGCCATTTTTATCCCCTTCTTCCTGATCAGCGTGGGGATGCTCATTGATTTTAAAGTGATTGTCAAAAGCTGGGAAACCGTTGGGGTGGCGGCCGTGATGCTGGTGGCATCCATCGGCGGGAAATACCTCGCGGCGATTTTCACGCAGAAGACTTTCAAACTCACCAAAGACGAGGGAATGCTGATTTTCGGCATGAGCTCCGCGTCGGCGGCGGCTACGCTTGCGGCGGTAATGGTGGGTTACAACATCGTCATTTCGGAAACGCCTGCGGGCGAGCCGGTCCGCCTTTTGAGCGAGCACGTGCTCAACGGCAGCATTCTGCTGATCCTGATCTCCTGTACGATCTCGTCCTTCGTGTCGATGTCGAGCGGCGAGAAGATCGCCGAGGCTGATAAGGAGAACACCGCCTCGGGGATTAACCGCGAAAACGAGAGCATCCTGATCGCGGTGAATTATGAGGAAACGGTTGAAAAACTGGTGAATCTGGGACTGATGATCAAGGCAGGCCACAACGACGACCGTTTACTGGCGCTCAATGTCGTGAATGATGACAAAAACGAGTCATCGGTTAAAAACGCCGAAAAAACGCTCCACATCGCGGTCGACACCGGTGCTGCCGCGGATGTGGCCATTCAGCAGGTGACACGCTACGATCAGGACGTTTCGAGCGGCATCAGCAATGTGATCAAGGAGCAACGCATTACCGATCTGCTGATCGGCCTTCAACCCGAAAAAGGATTTACACCATCATTTATATACAATCTTTACAACGGCTATTTGCAAAACGACAACGTAAACACGTTGATTTACCACGCCGCACAGCCCATTTCCACCGTGAAGCGCTACGTGGTACTGATTCCCGCCCGGGCCGAAAGAGAACCGGGATTTTTCCACGCATTGCTCCGGGTATGGAACATCGCGAAGAATTCAAGCGCCGAAATGAGCTTTTACGGCGGCGAACAGGTGATCCGGATTATCAAACGCGTGCTGAGCAAATCAAATATCGAATCGTCGCTGCATACGGTCGCAAACTGGCGCGAGGCCGAAGAAGCCGCCGCGCAGCTTTCGGCCGACGAAGGGCTGATCGTGTTCATGGCGAAACGCGGAATGGTTTCCTACTTCCCGCAAATGGGCGGTATTCCGGATTTTCTCAACCAGCATTCGCGCGACAATAACTTCCTGCTCATATTCCCGTTCTCGCAGCAGGACGATGACCAGACCGAACGGCGCTCGGTGAGCAACCACGACGATTTTATCGAAATAGGGAAGATTATCGGTAAAATATTCCCGAGCTGAGAACCCATTTGCAGGCCGGCTAGGCGATCAGTCCCTTTATTACTTTACCGTGGACGTCGGTTAGCCGGTAGCGCCTGCCCTGGTGTTTGAAAACCAGTTTCTCATGGTCGAGGCCGAAGAGATGCAGCAATGTCGCCTGGAAATCATGCACATGCACACCGTCCTTCACGACATTGTAGCTGAATTCATCGGTTTCGCCGTACACCTGGCCGGTTTTAATGCCTCCACCGGTCATCCACATCGTGAAGCATCCGGGATGGTGATCGCGGCCGTAGTTATCGGCCGTGAGCTTGCCCTGCGAAAAGCTGGTACGGCCGAATTCTCCGCCCCACACCACCAGCGTATCTTCCAGCAGCCCGCGCTGTTTGAGGTCTTGCACCAATGCAGCCGACGCCTGATCGACGTCCCTGGCCTGGCTGGCGATGTTCTTGGGCAGATTACCATGCTGGTCCCAGCCCATGTGATAGAGCTGGATAAATTTCACGTCGCGCTCGGCCATCCGGCGCGCGAGCAGGCAATTGGCGGCAAACGTGCCGGGCCGGCGGGCGTCTTCTCCGTACATTTTATAGATGTAGTCGGGCTCGTCCGCAATATCCACCGCGTCGGGCACGGATGTCTGCATTTTATAAGCCATTTCGTATTGACTTATTTTCGACTGGATTTCGGGGTCGCCCCACAGCGTAAACTGGTGTTCGTTCAGTTCTTTGATGCGGTCCAATGCACGGCGGCGGTCTTCCTTATGCACGCCGTAAGGATTTTGTAAATAAAGCACGGGATCTTTGCCCGTACGAAGCTGCACGCCCTGGTGGTGCGATGCCAGGAAGCCGTTGGCCCAGGCTGCGGTGCTCAACGGCTGGTCGCCGCTCACACCCTTGGAAATCAGCACCATAAAATGCGGCAGGTTCTCATTATCCGACCCGAGGCCATAGCTGAGCCAGGAGCCCATGGATGGCCGCCCGCTCTGCTGGGAGCCGGTTTGCACGAACATCACCGCCGGCTCGTGATTGATCGCTTCCGTAAAAACGGATTTAACAATGCAAAGCTCATCCACGATCCCCGCCGTGTAGGGCAAAAGCTCGCTCACCCACGCACCGGACTGCCCATATTGTTTGAAATCGTAAATCGATTTAACGAGCGGGAAAGTGGATTGCCCCGCCACCATTCCCGAGTTCCGCTGTGTCGATTTGATGGAATCGGGGATTTCCTGGCCGTGCCATTTGGCCAATGCAGGCTTGTAATCGAATGTTTCAAGCTGTGAAGGCCCGCCGCTCTGAAAAAGATAGATGATCCGCTTGGCTTTGGGCGAAAAATGCGGCCCGCGCACAAACGGCGCTACGGCCGCATCGACCGCATTATCCTCCCGCCCCCGCGTGGTGCCCGCCTGCAAAATGCTCGAAAGCGCAATGGAGCCGAAGCCGAGGCCAGCCTTCGTGAGGAAGTCGCGACGGTTGAGTTGCGTAAGTATCGTTTTAAGATCTTCCATGTTCAGCGTTCATTTGCGGGTATATCCCTCATCCGTATTCATCACCGAGTTGGACACCGTTGCCAAAGCGGCTATTTCCTCCGGTTGCAATGCCCTGTCCCACTTCCGCTCGCCCGTGCTCAGGTATTCGAGCGCCTGCGCGGGCCTGGCGCGGAAGCGTTTCAGTTCGTCGGCGTAAAAATCAGCGAGTATTTGCCGCTCTTTCGCATCGGGATGCCGGCCGGTAATCAGCCTGAACGCCACGTCCACCGGCTTTGCATCGTTGTGCCGACATTCGTGCAGCACGCGTTCGGCGAGGGCGCGGGCGGCTTCCACATATTGCGGGTCGTTGAGCATCACCAATGCCTGCAACGGCGTGCTGGTAGAGCGGCGTTTGGCCACGCATTCGCCCCGTTCAGGCGCATCGAAAATGAGCATGGAAGGCGGCGGGGACGTTCTTTTCCAAATCGTGTACAGGCTCCTGCGGTAGAGCCCGTCGCCCGGTTCCTGCTGGTATTTGTAGCGCCAAACCTTGTCGCTCAGCTCGTCCCAGAGGCCCGCGGGCTGGTAGGGGTACACGCTTTCCCCGCCCAGCCTGTCCACCAGCAGTCCACTGATTGACAATGCATTATCCCGCACCATTTCCGCCGTAAACCTGAACCGCGCGCCCCTTGCGAGCAGCTCGTTGCCGGGATCTTTTTCGAGGTTTTCGGGCGTCACGCGGGACGTTTGCCGGTAGGTGGCCGACAGTACGATCAGCTTATGCAGCCTTTTGATATCCCAGCCCGATTCCATAAAATCGACGGCCAGCCAGTCGAGCAGCTGCGGGTGGGTCGGCAAATCGCCCTGGTTGCCGAAGTCGGCCGATGAGCGCACGATCCCGTTTCCGAAATGCATTTGCCAGATCCGGTTCACGAATACACGCGCTGTGAGGGGATTGTCTTTATCAAAAATCCATTTGGCCAGTCCCAGCCTGTTACGGGGATATTTCCCTTCAAAGGGCATAACCGCGTCGAGAGCGCCGGGCGTTACCTCCTTGCCGGGCGCATTGTACGCACCGCGCGCGAGCAGGTAGGTGGGCCGGGGCTTGGGCAGGTCGCCCATCACCATTAGCTCGGGAATGCTGTTGACCAGTTTGTTCTGCCGGTCCATAACGGCTTTGAGCGAGTCGCGGAGCACCCGTCGCCGCGCATTGAAATGGGTGTTGTAAAAATCCTTCAACATGGCCAGGTTTGCCGGAGCAGCGGGCGTTTTCAACATTTCGCCCGCTTTTTGCGGATGGTAGTTATACAGGACTTCAAGTGCCGTCAGCGCTTTGTCGTAAATTTTCAGTTCATCAATCCCTCCGTCTTTGAAAGGGATCAGCAGGTTGCGCTGGCCAAGCATGAAACCGTCAAAACCGTAAGTATGAATGTCTTTTTCATACAAAATCCCTTTATAAAGATTATCGAAATCGACCTTCGTTTTGGCCGCTTCGCCGTTCAGATAGATTTTCGCCCCCGCCGCCTTGCTCGATCCGTCGTAGGTGACCGTCACCTTCGTCCATTTCCGGACCGGCATTGCCAGCACCGTGCTCACCTGAATGGCGTTTTGCGGGTAAGAATGCGCGACAATGAACTGTAACTTATTGTCAGCCAGCCGCAAGGAGTAACCTTTGTAGCCCAGCCTCAGGTCTTCGCAATGGTAGAAAACCCCGGCGTCGGGATACACATTCGCCGGATTGATCCACAATTCAACCGAAAACGGCTCCGTCCTTTCATGCCAGCCGATGTTATTTCCCAGTTTAATGGAGTTGTAATCCGACACGAAATAGGCATTCCCTTTCACTCCGGGTTTCAGAATCAGCTCGTTGCATTGCGCCAGCTGGTTTGGTCGGACCTCGTTGGGCATGACCGTCTTCCCGCCGGCGGTTTTAAATGATTTGTCAAAAGAGTAGGATGCAACCAGTCCTTCACGCGCTTTCTGGTCCAGCAGTTTGGCCGAGAGCTTTCCGCCGTGCAGCCATTTGTCGAAATCGCTTCCCTCGGCTTTGGCTTCATTTTCAAGCCGGTTGCTGAGGCCGGTAACCTGCCGGTCGAAAAACCGGAGCATTGCCTCGTTTTCACTCGTGGTGAGCAGCAATGCGGGGCCGGGGGTCTGGTCGGGGCCATACACGGGGCTGCCCGTTTCGTTGGTGCTATTGAACAGCCCGAACATCTTATAGTATGCCTCCTGGCTGATCGGGTCATATTTGTGATCATGGCAGCGGGCGCATTGGAGCGAAAGGCCCATTACGCCCTGCCCCACCGTTTGCACACGGTCCGCATTGTATTCGACCCGGTACTCCTCGAAAACGATCCCCGCTTCGGAGCTCTTCTTGTGCAGGCGGTTATACGCGGTGGCAAGAATGCTCTCCTTCGTTTTACCGGGCAAAAGGTCGCCTGCCAGCTGCATTGTCATAAACTTGTCGTAGGGCAAATTGCGGTTGAAAGCGCTGATCACCCAGTCGCGCCAGGGCGAAAAATCGCGGTGCTTGTCGTCGAGGTAACCGTCACTGTCGGCGTAGCGCGCTATGTCCATCCATTCGCTCGCCATCCGTTCGCCGTAAGCAGGGGATTTCAGCAGCCTGTCCACGAGCTTGTCATAGGCCTCGGGTGATCGATCGGCTACGAATGCATCTATTTCCGCCAACGAGGGAGGCAATCCGGTAAGATCGAAACTCACTCGGCGGATAAGGTCCTCACGGGTTGCTTCGGCGGAGGGCTTCATTTTCACGTCGTCCAGCCGTTTCAGAATGAAATGGTCAATCGGCGTCCGGGCCCAGTTGGCCATTT includes:
- a CDS encoding DUF1501 domain-containing protein, yielding MEDLKTILTQLNRRDFLTKAGLGFGSIALSSILQAGTTRGREDNAVDAAVAPFVRGPHFSPKAKRIIYLFQSGGPSQLETFDYKPALAKWHGQEIPDSIKSTQRNSGMVAGQSTFPLVKSIYDFKQYGQSGAWVSELLPYTAGIVDELCIVKSVFTEAINHEPAVMFVQTGSQQSGRPSMGSWLSYGLGSDNENLPHFMVLISKGVSGDQPLSTAAWANGFLASHHQGVQLRTGKDPVLYLQNPYGVHKEDRRRALDRIKELNEHQFTLWGDPEIQSKISQYEMAYKMQTSVPDAVDIADEPDYIYKMYGEDARRPGTFAANCLLARRMAERDVKFIQLYHMGWDQHGNLPKNIASQARDVDQASAALVQDLKQRGLLEDTLVVWGGEFGRTSFSQGKLTADNYGRDHHPGCFTMWMTGGGIKTGQVYGETDEFSYNVVKDGVHVHDFQATLLHLFGLDHEKLVFKHQGRRYRLTDVHGKVIKGLIA
- a CDS encoding cation:proton antiporter; its protein translation is MQLLNIHIGSLPIEDPVLKFLIELIIILGAPLLLNKIKVPHLLGLLIAGALVGPNGLNLLARDSSVVVTGTTGLLYIMFLAGLEIDMGDFKKNKWKSIGFTAYTFAIPFVLGLLGGYYVLRFPILTTVLFASLFSSHTLIAYPLVSKLGISKNLSVNITVGGTMLTDVLSLLVLAVVVGMTQGAVDSAFWIRLIVSVLSFSLVVLFVFPIIGRWFFKRVEDKISQYIFVLVMIYLAAVLAELAGIEAIIGAFFAGLALNRLIPHSSSLMNRVEFVGNAIFIPFFLISVGMLIDFKVIVKSWETVGVAAVMLVASIGGKYLAAIFTQKTFKLTKDEGMLIFGMSSASAAATLAAVMVGYNIVISETPAGEPVRLLSEHVLNGSILLILISCTISSFVSMSSGEKIAEADKENTASGINRENESILIAVNYEETVEKLVNLGLMIKAGHNDDRLLALNVVNDDKNESSVKNAEKTLHIAVDTGAAADVAIQQVTRYDQDVSSGISNVIKEQRITDLLIGLQPEKGFTPSFIYNLYNGYLQNDNVNTLIYHAAQPISTVKRYVVLIPARAEREPGFFHALLRVWNIAKNSSAEMSFYGGEQVIRIIKRVLSKSNIESSLHTVANWREAEEAAAQLSADEGLIVFMAKRGMVSYFPQMGGIPDFLNQHSRDNNFLLIFPFSQQDDDQTERRSVSNHDDFIEIGKIIGKIFPS
- a CDS encoding DUF1553 domain-containing protein; protein product: MKLRMEQVAFWRSSAAAACLCVLLLAACGVEKPEAVEAAMQEIPEELDFNYDVKPILSDKCFACHGPDTKKQKGGLRLDTEEGAYSALKDAQERHAIVPGDLAASEVYTRFIASDPELKMPPPASNLTLSAKEIAVLTRWIEQGAKYKPHWSFIKPEKAPLPKPEMANWARTPIDHFILKRLDDVKMKPSAEATREDLIRRVSFDLTGLPPSLAEIDAFVADRSPEAYDKLVDRLLKSPAYGERMASEWMDIARYADSDGYLDDKHRDFSPWRDWVISAFNRNLPYDKFMTMQLAGDLLPGKTKESILATAYNRLHKKSSEAGIVFEEYRVEYNADRVQTVGQGVMGLSLQCARCHDHKYDPISQEAYYKMFGLFNSTNETGSPVYGPDQTPGPALLLTTSENEAMLRFFDRQVTGLSNRLENEAKAEGSDFDKWLHGGKLSAKLLDQKAREGLVASYSFDKSFKTAGGKTVMPNEVRPNQLAQCNELILKPGVKGNAYFVSDYNSIKLGNNIGWHERTEPFSVELWINPANVYPDAGVFYHCEDLRLGYKGYSLRLADNKLQFIVAHSYPQNAIQVSTVLAMPVRKWTKVTVTYDGSSKAAGAKIYLNGEAAKTKVDFDNLYKGILYEKDIHTYGFDGFMLGQRNLLIPFKDGGIDELKIYDKALTALEVLYNYHPQKAGEMLKTPAAPANLAMLKDFYNTHFNARRRVLRDSLKAVMDRQNKLVNSIPELMVMGDLPKPRPTYLLARGAYNAPGKEVTPGALDAVMPFEGKYPRNRLGLAKWIFDKDNPLTARVFVNRIWQMHFGNGIVRSSADFGNQGDLPTHPQLLDWLAVDFMESGWDIKRLHKLIVLSATYRQTSRVTPENLEKDPGNELLARGARFRFTAEMVRDNALSISGLLVDRLGGESVYPYQPAGLWDELSDKVWRYKYQQEPGDGLYRRSLYTIWKRTSPPPSMLIFDAPERGECVAKRRSTSTPLQALVMLNDPQYVEAARALAERVLHECRHNDAKPVDVAFRLITGRHPDAKERQILADFYADELKRFRARPAQALEYLSTGERKWDRALQPEEIAALATVSNSVMNTDEGYTRK
- a CDS encoding amidohydrolase family protein, which encodes MESISRKTFIQSSGLLLAGEILVKKNAAKASDAPRSGQPAANAAKKSTLKNVRLETGFVYEDEEVIATETGLFRVEIEDGKIKAVLPNDPKADATDAKGQLMLPAFRDMHIHLDKTFYGGPWKARLARNRSVKDMIAFEQKNLPELLKTSTYRAEKIIELLQSKGTNFARSHVNIEPTSKLDSLKNLQKAIENKKNTFGTELVAFPQHGVFYSHSEQLMKEAAAMDIDFIGGLDPNAIDGSVEKQIDFIVQLALDHGKGIDIHLHEGGEPGLRTVEYLTRKVEENPALAGKTFLSHCFVLARLDKPQLEKTAERLAHARVGVISTIPFGSTIMPIPTLYRYGVNVMTGNDSIVDHWNTFGSGSVLQKANMMAQLYGQSTERELSRCLKLATCDTLPLDDNGKQQWPKAGDEASVVLLEASCSAEAVARISPVKGLIHRGNVVFHS
- a CDS encoding DUF6055 domain-containing protein, which translates into the protein MKRYRALLLALVGILAVSHVRTLAQTKELSIPAKVMRVPDGNDYNSEASEFSYKRMVQSDNIAIFWHKEFGQDPMANPDTTKRFDVHSALRECERFYDFYVNDLKLVQKGRSLTDKYKMILYVIGGKEQTAFGGGVENKIGILWTPAVRMAKAPYGALAHELGHAFQYMSRSDAQAGPRGPVMEMSAQYMLWQVYPEWMTFENYHFVSYLKKTHFAFLHPQNMYHSPYVLEYWSEKHGKAFFGTLCRSTQEGEDPVMTYKRLNNLTQEAFNDEMFDAAARFMTWDLKRIGQVAAPYANKHTTQLTAAANGWYQVDSLNCPQNYGYNGIGLAVPAAGTTVTVDFEGIAGAKGYSDVKTDKAGWRYGLVAHTKNGKRLYGKMARDARGKATIKIPKDTQHLWLVVSGAPAEHWPVAFGRQAAQQKEEQWPYKIKLTGTSLAAKN